A section of the Flavobacterium sp. CG_23.5 genome encodes:
- the argS gene encoding arginine--tRNA ligase: MNLQEVLIPNIKKAVNELFSVTLDKVEFQTTRKEFEGDITMVIFPLLKVIKSNPVELGNKIGNYLVENLAEVSRFNVVSGFLNIVISDEYYLTFFNEIKDDAKYGFVIPSPDEKAVMVEYSSPNTNKPLHLGHVRNNLLGYSVAEIIKASGKKVYKTQIINDRGIHICKSMLAWQKFGNGQTPESTGLKGDKLVGNYYVAFDKAYKTEIAQLMSAGKTEEEAKKQAPIILEAQEMLLKWEAGDEEVISLWKTMNSWVYDGFAITYKNLGVDFDCFYYESNTYLLGKDVVQIGLEKGVFEKDPDGSVWIDLTDEGLDRKIVLRSDGTAVYMTQDIGTAIQRVKDYPDVGGMVYTVGNEQDYHFKVLFLILKKLGFEWSKNLFHLSYGMVDLPSGKMKSREGTVVDADDLMQEMTDTAQKIAEDLGKLDNYSAEEKAKLYNTIGLGALKYYILKVDPKKRILFNPEESVDFAGNTGPFIQYTYARIQSIIRKANFDFSNKSEIVTLHEKEKELLKQLELFPEVIQNAAQNHSPALLANYTYDLVREYNSFYQAVPILGSDVANEKIFRVQLSKKVADTIAASFRLLGISVPERM; this comes from the coding sequence ATGAATCTGCAAGAAGTACTTATTCCAAATATAAAAAAAGCTGTTAACGAATTATTCAGTGTAACTTTAGACAAAGTCGAATTTCAAACCACTCGTAAGGAATTTGAGGGAGATATCACGATGGTAATTTTCCCATTGTTAAAAGTCATCAAAAGTAATCCCGTAGAATTAGGAAATAAAATAGGAAATTATTTAGTTGAAAACTTAGCCGAAGTGAGCCGTTTTAATGTGGTTTCAGGATTTTTAAATATTGTAATTTCCGACGAATATTATTTAACTTTCTTTAATGAAATAAAAGACGATGCCAAATACGGTTTCGTTATTCCATCTCCCGATGAAAAAGCGGTAATGGTAGAATATTCTTCGCCAAACACTAATAAACCTTTGCATTTAGGTCACGTTCGTAATAATCTATTAGGATATTCTGTTGCCGAAATTATCAAAGCTTCAGGTAAAAAAGTATATAAAACCCAAATCATAAACGATAGGGGAATTCATATTTGTAAGTCGATGTTGGCTTGGCAGAAATTTGGAAACGGACAAACTCCGGAATCAACAGGTTTAAAAGGAGATAAATTAGTTGGTAATTATTATGTAGCTTTTGATAAAGCGTATAAAACAGAGATTGCTCAATTGATGAGCGCAGGTAAAACAGAAGAAGAGGCCAAAAAACAAGCGCCAATAATTCTGGAGGCTCAAGAAATGCTATTGAAATGGGAAGCTGGTGATGAAGAGGTGATTTCGCTTTGGAAAACCATGAATAGTTGGGTTTATGATGGTTTTGCCATTACCTATAAAAATCTGGGAGTTGATTTTGATTGTTTTTATTACGAAAGCAATACCTATTTATTAGGTAAAGACGTTGTTCAGATTGGTTTAGAAAAAGGAGTATTCGAAAAAGATCCTGATGGTTCTGTTTGGATTGATTTGACCGATGAAGGTTTAGATCGAAAAATTGTGCTTCGTTCCGATGGTACAGCAGTATATATGACTCAGGATATTGGAACAGCGATACAACGTGTGAAAGATTATCCAGATGTAGGTGGTATGGTTTACACTGTTGGTAACGAACAAGATTATCACTTTAAAGTATTATTTTTAATTCTGAAGAAATTAGGTTTTGAATGGTCTAAAAACCTATTTCATTTGTCATACGGAATGGTAGATTTACCTTCGGGAAAAATGAAAAGCCGTGAAGGAACCGTTGTCGATGCTGATGATTTGATGCAGGAAATGACAGATACAGCTCAAAAAATTGCTGAAGATTTAGGGAAATTGGACAATTATTCTGCTGAAGAAAAAGCTAAATTATACAATACGATAGGACTAGGAGCTTTGAAATATTACATTTTGAAAGTGGATCCTAAAAAACGAATCCTTTTTAATCCGGAGGAATCAGTTGATTTTGCTGGAAATACAGGGCCGTTTATCCAATACACCTATGCCAGAATTCAATCTATAATTCGAAAAGCAAATTTTGATTTTTCTAATAAATCAGAAATAGTCACACTTCACGAAAAGGAAAAAGAATTGTTGAAACAACTGGAATTATTTCCTGAAGTGATACAAAATGCGGCTCAAAATCACAGTCCTGCACTACTGGCAAATTATACCTATGATTTAGTGCGAGAATATAATTCATTTTATCAAGCAGTACCTATTTTAGGTTCGGATGTGGCGAATGAAAAAATATTCAGAGTACAACTTTCTAAAAAAGTAGCAGATACGATTGCCGCTTCGTTTCGACTATTAGGGATCAGTGTACCAGAAAGAATGTAA
- a CDS encoding T9SS type B sorting domain-containing protein, whose product MKKTLILLLLFFTVKNYSQSVTINTTTYSADQLVNQVLINSPCVSGTNVNSKTGSSFGSSNSIGYFENINPNFPFKNGVVLTSGDVNKVPGPNTTILSDGNAAWTGDADLEANLLSQSGITINSINASFIEFDFKPKTPNFDFSFLFASEEYGTSQCNFSDAFAFLLKDVTTGGPNINLAVIPNTNTPISVQTIRNSTYNSNCPSANPSFFGSFNGGGFGPAINFNGQTIPMLASASGLDITHTYRIKLVIADGSNNTGYDSAIFLNANTFNIGQDILGLDYTLANNKAICPGSPLPILSANGLSPSTTFTWKLEGVDFSPAQTGQTLDLNSILPLISSGIHNYSVSYTEPGCIEVTDEISVGIYPALGVISSVPNIYACDTGAANYDFDLTKNTSIIRAGNNQATTPAGILDDLPAGTTITYHLSNADAVGDIAAISSPHTITSSANGKIIYVRIENSILPCYEIRSFQLQIVPSPKISSIPNDITLCARNTTDFPPQANFDLTTPKNSILGLQNQTYNILSFHSTLNGANTNTDIITPNASNILITSNSTLWVRLQNISNPACYVTTSFKLIVTPIPEVDILNDVVVCSSYILPVLTKTGAQYWTGSNGTGTQLFAGNNITTPSTIYVFNQSGSCSNQDSFTVTISDLNAISPTSGSYCSEYRLPALAYAKYFKQSGGTNTIGNTQLAAGSVINTAGLNTIYVWFEDTTVTPSCTQEKSFTATIIPFTLLPEYVNQFGCNSYTLPVDPNGGIYYSGPNKGLPIIPPGTIITVTTPIYVFKETATTPTNCFSEKTFTVFIGINSVTPPIDVNSCSAYILPQLIVGEYRTAASGGGLLVTAGTSINATTTLWYYVPGQNCTDNLQFTITVNIPPLPFIPDTAPQCDVYFLPTVAHTGNYFTGPLGTGIMLTVGLPITSTQKVYFYDKAATGPCYVEEEFLVIVNSSPLIDARPVEVIQCGQGYILDDLINGEYYQFPGGPSPTNPILPPGTIISNSKTIYVYALAAAPNTCFSEYSISVLVTLVNPIPDQYACNSYSLPTIVGLGDYYTNTGGPHGSGVKLIPPYSPINTTTTVYVYAEDNTRNTCSDEDDFIVTIYKSPVINPIAPITRCESYALPPLVVPINRYFTKSGGPGNSNTEKFPGDLITSSTTIYAYAEVGSTATVICTDEKPMVITIISKPKPILTVPAICHDFETGAITDSHIISGFSAPRYSFEWKKEDGTLVGSSSDFSTNQPGNYTLIVTDLSIFGCPSEPIPFTVIESAPPASISFTTEGWFSDNQTITVNAVPSLGDGTNFLYSLDGNSPQKSNIFTNVSSGVHEISVSDANGCGSTIPILAKLVFAPKYFTPNGDGYNDTWNVTELPNQDNPKLFIFDRYGKFLIQLFPNGPGWDGTFNGYALPADDYWFSISYSENEVLKEYRSHFSLKR is encoded by the coding sequence ATGAAAAAAACATTGATTTTATTGCTATTGTTTTTTACTGTGAAAAATTATTCTCAATCAGTAACTATCAACACGACCACTTATTCAGCCGATCAATTGGTAAACCAAGTACTAATAAATTCTCCTTGCGTTTCAGGAACTAATGTTAATTCAAAAACAGGATCTTCCTTTGGTTCATCCAATAGCATAGGATATTTTGAAAATATCAATCCTAATTTCCCATTTAAAAATGGCGTAGTATTGACCTCAGGCGATGTCAATAAAGTGCCAGGTCCTAACACTACTATATTAAGTGATGGAAATGCTGCATGGACCGGCGATGCTGACTTAGAGGCTAATTTACTATCGCAATCTGGCATTACTATAAATTCCATAAATGCGAGTTTCATAGAATTTGATTTTAAACCAAAAACACCAAATTTTGATTTCTCGTTCTTATTCGCTTCAGAAGAATATGGCACCTCCCAATGTAATTTCTCGGATGCATTTGCTTTTCTTTTAAAGGACGTGACTACTGGTGGTCCCAATATAAATTTAGCCGTAATTCCAAATACAAATACACCAATTTCGGTTCAAACAATCAGAAATAGTACCTACAATTCGAATTGTCCCTCTGCAAATCCTAGTTTTTTCGGAAGTTTCAACGGAGGTGGTTTTGGCCCGGCAATAAATTTTAATGGACAAACCATACCTATGCTAGCTTCGGCATCAGGATTAGATATTACGCACACTTATAGAATAAAATTAGTTATAGCTGATGGCAGCAACAATACAGGATATGATTCTGCTATATTTTTAAATGCGAATACTTTTAATATTGGTCAGGATATACTTGGTCTTGATTATACTTTAGCAAACAATAAAGCAATTTGTCCCGGAAGTCCATTACCTATATTATCAGCGAATGGATTAAGCCCAAGTACAACCTTTACATGGAAACTGGAAGGCGTTGATTTTTCTCCAGCTCAAACTGGACAAACTTTAGATTTGAATTCAATTCTTCCGTTAATAAGTTCCGGAATTCACAATTACAGTGTGAGTTATACTGAACCTGGTTGTATCGAAGTCACAGATGAAATAAGTGTTGGAATTTACCCTGCCTTAGGAGTTATTTCTTCTGTACCAAATATTTATGCCTGCGATACCGGAGCTGCCAATTATGATTTTGATCTAACAAAAAATACGAGCATTATACGAGCAGGTAACAACCAAGCAACAACTCCTGCAGGAATTTTAGATGATTTACCCGCTGGAACAACTATTACTTATCATCTTTCCAATGCTGATGCTGTTGGCGATATCGCTGCTATTTCAAGTCCGCACACCATAACAAGTTCTGCAAACGGAAAAATAATTTATGTCCGAATTGAAAACTCCATTTTACCATGTTATGAAATACGATCCTTTCAATTGCAAATTGTTCCTAGCCCAAAAATTTCGAGTATTCCAAATGATATTACTCTTTGTGCCAGAAACACAACAGATTTTCCTCCACAAGCGAATTTTGACCTAACTACCCCAAAAAATTCAATCCTAGGTCTACAAAACCAAACCTATAATATTTTGTCTTTTCATTCTACTTTAAATGGAGCAAACACCAACACCGATATTATCACACCGAATGCAAGCAATATTCTCATAACCTCAAATAGTACTTTGTGGGTTAGACTGCAAAATATTTCGAATCCCGCTTGCTACGTCACTACTAGCTTTAAATTGATTGTAACTCCAATCCCAGAAGTTGACATTTTAAATGATGTAGTGGTATGCAGTTCCTATATCCTGCCTGTTTTAACAAAAACCGGGGCACAATATTGGACAGGATCGAATGGAACTGGGACACAGCTTTTCGCGGGGAACAACATCACTACTCCATCAACAATATATGTTTTCAATCAATCTGGAAGTTGTTCCAATCAGGATTCTTTTACCGTTACTATATCAGATTTGAATGCAATATCACCTACATCCGGATCTTATTGTTCGGAATATAGATTACCTGCTTTAGCTTACGCCAAATATTTTAAGCAATCAGGAGGCACAAATACTATTGGTAATACCCAATTAGCTGCGGGATCAGTAATAAATACCGCTGGTTTAAATACCATTTATGTTTGGTTTGAAGATACCACTGTAACGCCATCTTGTACTCAAGAAAAATCATTTACAGCCACAATTATTCCATTTACACTATTACCCGAATATGTAAACCAATTCGGATGTAATTCTTACACACTGCCGGTTGATCCAAACGGAGGCATCTACTACTCAGGACCAAATAAAGGTTTACCGATAATTCCCCCAGGAACTATTATTACAGTTACAACGCCAATCTACGTTTTCAAAGAAACCGCTACAACACCGACAAATTGCTTTTCCGAAAAAACATTTACCGTATTTATAGGCATTAATAGCGTTACACCACCAATAGATGTAAATTCTTGTTCTGCTTATATTTTGCCACAATTAATAGTTGGTGAGTACAGAACTGCCGCTTCCGGCGGAGGATTGCTCGTAACGGCGGGAACTTCAATTAATGCGACAACTACTCTTTGGTACTACGTGCCAGGACAAAATTGCACTGACAATTTGCAATTTACTATTACGGTAAACATTCCTCCGTTACCATTTATACCGGACACGGCACCACAATGTGATGTCTATTTTTTACCGACAGTTGCACATACTGGAAATTATTTCACAGGTCCATTGGGAACAGGGATAATGTTAACGGTAGGATTACCAATAACCTCAACCCAAAAAGTATATTTTTATGACAAAGCCGCAACAGGGCCTTGTTATGTTGAAGAAGAGTTTCTTGTTATTGTTAATTCATCTCCATTAATTGATGCAAGACCTGTGGAAGTAATACAATGTGGACAAGGGTATATTCTTGATGATTTAATTAATGGAGAATATTATCAATTTCCTGGAGGTCCTTCACCTACAAACCCGATATTACCACCAGGTACCATAATTTCAAATTCCAAAACGATATATGTTTATGCTTTAGCCGCCGCACCAAATACCTGTTTTTCAGAATATAGCATATCTGTTTTAGTTACCTTGGTTAATCCCATTCCAGATCAATATGCCTGTAATTCTTATTCGCTACCTACGATTGTTGGACTTGGTGATTATTACACAAACACTGGCGGTCCTCATGGTAGCGGTGTGAAATTAATTCCTCCATACAGTCCAATAAATACCACAACCACTGTGTATGTTTATGCGGAAGACAATACTAGAAATACCTGTTCTGATGAAGACGATTTTATAGTTACAATTTACAAAAGTCCCGTGATAAATCCAATAGCTCCTATAACCAGATGTGAATCATACGCACTACCGCCATTGGTTGTTCCAATAAACAGATATTTCACAAAGTCAGGCGGTCCAGGCAATTCAAATACAGAAAAATTTCCCGGAGATTTGATTACTTCCTCAACAACCATCTATGCTTATGCTGAAGTTGGAAGCACAGCAACTGTAATCTGTACTGACGAAAAACCCATGGTAATTACGATCATTTCAAAACCAAAACCAATACTTACCGTCCCTGCTATTTGCCATGATTTTGAAACTGGAGCAATCACAGATTCTCATATTATAAGTGGATTTAGCGCACCTAGATATTCGTTTGAATGGAAAAAAGAAGATGGTACTTTAGTAGGTTCCTCTTCTGATTTTTCAACGAACCAACCTGGAAACTATACTTTAATTGTCACCGATTTATCGATATTCGGTTGCCCTTCAGAACCTATTCCTTTTACTGTTATTGAATCTGCACCACCTGCTTCGATCTCATTTACTACTGAGGGTTGGTTTTCCGATAATCAAACAATTACTGTAAATGCAGTACCAAGTTTGGGCGATGGAACTAATTTTCTCTATTCATTAGATGGAAATTCTCCTCAAAAAAGTAACATATTTACAAATGTGAGTTCAGGAGTGCATGAAATAAGTGTTAGCGATGCTAACGGCTGCGGATCAACAATACCAATATTGGCTAAATTAGTATTTGCTCCAAAATATTTCACACCAAACGGTGATGGCTACAACGATACGTGGAACGTGACAGAACTGCCAAATCAAGACAATCCTAAATTATTTATTTTTGATCGTTACGGAAAATTCTTAATACAACTTTTCCCAAATGGTCCAGGTTGGGATGGAACATTTAATGGTTACGCATTACCGGCAGATGATTACTGGTTTTCTATATCTTATTCAGAAAATGAGGTTTTAAAAGAGTATCGATCTCATTTTTCATTGAAAAGATAG
- a CDS encoding TonB-dependent receptor domain-containing protein, with protein sequence MNLKLILACIFGTVISMQAQNSVKPTLLENSGSISGKVIDKKSNEPLAYVNIVVKEENKVLTGGITSDKGMFLIKNLPLKNYTLEIQFIGYKTVTKSISLSPEVKNVNLNTISLEEDAIELKGVEIVNEKSTIEQKIDRKIINVGKDLISAGATAAEIMNNIPSVSIDPQTNAISLRGNSNVRILIDGKPTTIEASQILQQIPSSSIKQIELITNPSAKYNPEGMSGIINIVLNKNSKIGFNGSVNNGVTFGKTPKLNSSFDMNYRTGKFNLYGNYGLNTGKQSNRGFLKTTEPGQEDFQKFSFINNNTSHLAKVGFDFYLNEKNTISFYTNQNMYNGTGNSVVSVDFVNPAKSDITQLFDNKNNNYTQTYNLDYKKTFKKEGHNLELEVNYSKDNNKENAVFNTPATNYITNKGNNSLINLDYTNPLSETAKLELGLESRIENTRNNFLKDNSYNSEFAYDRNIYSAYATVSKQWGKWSAQAGTRFEKYNAKALFKKVNENDATFNDDLFTLYPSGFINYNQSDKNTFNFSVSRRVDRPSIDQVNPIREWSTPQIDSEGNPNLFPQFTNSYELNYTRKTKIGSITSGVFYRRINDEITRTLFENPNNSSKLILSYANLNDNNAYGFEISGNLDFKKWWSANISFDAYNKKTKGIVANEFVEVDVTTFNTRISNTFKPSKNLRLQLSGMYRGRDLGLQFERKPMWKIDMGSSYTVLKGSGTITARFSDVFNTMNFAFEGSKPKRQQGQFNWESQTAYVGFNYRFGSGKNKAIQRKQRDKNETQGSGGLL encoded by the coding sequence ATGAATCTTAAATTAATTTTAGCCTGCATATTCGGAACAGTGATTTCGATGCAAGCACAAAATTCGGTCAAACCGACACTTCTGGAAAATTCAGGAAGTATTTCTGGTAAAGTAATCGATAAGAAAAGCAATGAACCACTCGCCTATGTCAACATTGTGGTAAAAGAAGAAAACAAAGTACTTACGGGAGGTATAACTTCTGATAAGGGAATGTTTCTAATAAAAAATTTGCCGTTAAAAAACTATACTTTAGAAATTCAGTTTATTGGCTACAAAACAGTTACTAAATCAATTTCATTATCCCCTGAGGTTAAAAACGTTAACCTGAATACCATATCTCTCGAAGAAGATGCTATAGAGCTTAAAGGGGTAGAAATCGTAAATGAAAAATCGACTATCGAACAAAAAATAGATCGGAAAATTATTAATGTGGGTAAAGATTTAATTTCCGCCGGAGCAACTGCCGCCGAAATCATGAACAATATTCCATCAGTAAGTATTGATCCACAAACGAATGCCATTTCTCTTCGTGGGAATTCAAACGTGAGAATATTAATTGACGGAAAGCCAACGACCATCGAAGCATCACAAATATTGCAACAAATTCCTTCCAGTTCCATTAAACAAATTGAATTAATCACAAACCCTTCGGCTAAATACAATCCAGAGGGAATGAGTGGCATCATCAATATTGTACTGAATAAAAACAGTAAAATTGGATTTAACGGAAGTGTAAATAATGGAGTAACTTTTGGTAAAACTCCAAAATTAAACTCCTCTTTCGACATGAATTATCGCACAGGAAAATTCAATTTATATGGAAATTACGGGTTGAATACAGGAAAACAATCCAATCGTGGATTTTTAAAAACAACTGAGCCTGGCCAAGAAGATTTTCAAAAATTTAGTTTCATAAATAATAATACCTCGCATTTAGCGAAAGTAGGTTTTGACTTTTATTTAAATGAAAAAAATACAATCTCTTTTTATACGAACCAAAATATGTATAACGGAACTGGAAATTCAGTCGTGTCCGTCGATTTTGTAAATCCCGCAAAATCAGATATTACGCAACTATTTGACAATAAAAATAATAATTACACCCAAACTTACAATTTAGATTATAAAAAGACATTCAAAAAAGAAGGTCATAATCTGGAACTTGAAGTAAATTATAGCAAAGACAATAACAAGGAAAATGCTGTTTTCAATACGCCGGCTACAAATTATATCACCAATAAAGGAAACAACTCCTTAATCAATTTAGATTATACGAATCCTTTATCAGAAACCGCCAAACTGGAATTAGGATTAGAAAGCAGAATTGAAAACACCCGCAATAATTTCCTAAAAGACAATTCTTATAATTCAGAATTTGCTTATGACAGGAATATTTATTCAGCTTATGCAACCGTATCAAAACAATGGGGAAAATGGAGTGCTCAAGCGGGAACCCGATTTGAAAAATACAATGCAAAAGCCTTATTTAAAAAGGTAAATGAGAACGATGCAACTTTCAACGACGATTTGTTTACGCTGTATCCTTCAGGATTCATCAATTATAACCAAAGTGATAAAAACACCTTCAATTTTAGTGTTTCAAGACGTGTTGACAGACCAAGTATTGACCAAGTAAATCCAATACGCGAATGGAGTACGCCTCAAATTGATTCTGAGGGAAATCCTAACCTTTTTCCACAGTTTACCAATTCATACGAGTTGAATTACACTAGAAAAACAAAAATAGGTTCGATAACTTCAGGAGTATTTTACAGAAGAATAAACGACGAGATTACCCGAACATTATTTGAAAATCCCAATAATTCCTCTAAATTAATTTTGTCATACGCCAACCTCAACGACAACAATGCTTATGGTTTTGAAATTTCAGGAAATCTAGATTTTAAAAAATGGTGGAGTGCTAACATTAGTTTTGATGCCTACAACAAAAAGACTAAAGGAATTGTTGCCAATGAATTTGTAGAGGTAGATGTTACTACGTTCAACACTCGTATCAGCAACACCTTTAAACCTTCCAAAAATTTACGCCTTCAATTATCAGGAATGTATAGAGGCCGCGATTTAGGATTACAATTTGAAAGAAAACCTATGTGGAAAATCGATATGGGATCCAGCTACACTGTTCTTAAAGGAAGCGGAACCATAACAGCCCGATTCAGTGATGTTTTCAATACCATGAACTTCGCTTTTGAAGGGAGCAAACCAAAAAGACAGCAAGGACAATTCAACTGGGAAAGTCAAACCGCTTATGTAGGATTCAATTACCGTTTTGGAAGCGGAAAAAACAAAGCCATACAAAGAAAACAACGTGACAAAAATGAAACCCAAGGTAGTGGTGGGCTTCTATAA
- a CDS encoding 3-oxoacyl-ACP synthase III family protein yields MYHSKIAGLGFYVPSNVVTNDDLSKIIDTNDEWIQERTGIQERRHIIRGEDTTTSMGVKAAEIAIERSGVAKEDIDFVVFATLSPDYYFPGPGVLVQRDLGLRTVGALDVRNQCSGFIYALSVADQYIKTGMYKNVLIIGSEVHSTGLDMTSRGRGVSVIFGDGAGAAVLSREEDLTKGILSTHLHSEGQHAEELIVKAPGMGDRWVTDILADNDPNDESYFPYMNGQFVFKNAVVRFSEVINEGLQANNLQVSDIDMLIPHQANLRISQFIQKKFGLTDDQVYNNIQKYGNTTAASIPIALTEAWEQGKIKSGDTVVLAAFGSGFTWGSAIIKW; encoded by the coding sequence ATGTACCATTCAAAAATAGCGGGATTAGGATTTTACGTCCCATCAAATGTTGTTACCAACGACGATTTGTCGAAAATTATTGACACTAATGACGAGTGGATTCAGGAAAGAACAGGAATTCAAGAGCGAAGACACATCATAAGAGGAGAAGATACGACGACTTCAATGGGAGTAAAAGCGGCTGAAATTGCGATTGAGCGATCAGGAGTTGCCAAAGAGGATATTGATTTTGTGGTTTTTGCCACTTTAAGTCCTGATTATTATTTTCCTGGCCCAGGAGTTTTGGTACAACGTGATTTAGGTTTGAGAACAGTAGGTGCTTTAGATGTTAGGAATCAATGTTCGGGTTTTATATATGCTTTGTCTGTGGCAGATCAATATATTAAAACTGGTATGTATAAAAATGTGTTGATTATTGGTTCTGAAGTGCATTCAACAGGACTAGATATGACTTCTCGTGGTAGAGGAGTTTCGGTGATTTTTGGTGATGGAGCGGGAGCAGCCGTTTTGAGCAGAGAAGAGGATTTGACTAAAGGAATTTTATCTACTCATTTACATTCCGAAGGACAGCATGCAGAGGAATTGATTGTAAAAGCACCAGGAATGGGTGACCGTTGGGTTACTGATATCCTTGCTGATAATGATCCAAACGATGAAAGTTATTTCCCTTATATGAACGGACAATTTGTATTTAAAAATGCTGTGGTTCGTTTTAGCGAAGTAATAAATGAAGGTTTACAAGCCAATAATTTGCAGGTTTCAGATATTGATATGTTGATTCCACATCAAGCGAATTTAAGAATTTCTCAGTTTATTCAGAAGAAATTTGGATTGACAGATGACCAAGTGTATAATAATATTCAAAAATACGGAAATACAACAGCAGCTTCTATTCCTATTGCTTTGACTGAAGCTTGGGAACAGGGAAAAATTAAATCTGGCGATACCGTGGTTTTGGCTGCATTTGGTAGCGGATTCACTTGGGGAAGTGCTATTATAAAATGGTAG